One Thauera sp. K11 DNA window includes the following coding sequences:
- a CDS encoding class II aldolase/adducin family protein gives MSTTPSANEIALYIDQARSDAIHAYNFLKETGTLSASWTFNISHRVPDTDVLLSVRFPQPWERDRTPTISLASYSERKELVLHEPRLEADTYVHIHTPYLAAWSLAHQDFPIRYVAAQRHLLSRVIPNHLDRTRSVIDVIRERLDRHPEWAPPTGILESNGGANIWGKGIIKTAQLILFIEEAARFQSLAEQVGGAKDYRPGTLDQQWKRTGLLEKAKAFVA, from the coding sequence ATGTCCACGACCCCTTCCGCCAACGAGATCGCCCTCTACATCGACCAGGCCAGATCCGACGCCATCCACGCCTACAACTTCCTCAAGGAAACCGGCACGCTGTCGGCGAGCTGGACCTTCAACATCTCCCACCGCGTCCCCGACACCGACGTGCTGCTGTCGGTGCGCTTTCCGCAGCCCTGGGAGCGCGACCGCACGCCGACCATCAGCCTGGCGAGCTATTCGGAGCGCAAGGAACTGGTGCTGCACGAGCCGCGCCTGGAAGCTGACACCTACGTCCACATCCACACCCCCTACCTGGCGGCCTGGTCGCTGGCGCACCAGGACTTCCCGATCCGCTACGTCGCCGCGCAGCGCCACCTGCTGAGCCGCGTCATCCCCAACCACCTGGATCGCACCCGCAGCGTCATCGACGTCATCCGCGAGCGCCTCGACCGCCATCCGGAATGGGCGCCGCCGACCGGCATCCTGGAATCCAACGGCGGCGCCAACATCTGGGGCAAGGGCATCATCAAGACCGCCCAGCTCATCCTGTTCATCGAGGAAGCCGCCCGCTTCCAGTCGCTGGCCGAGCAGGTCGGCGGCGCCAAGGACTACCGGCCCGGCACGCTGGACCAGCAATGGAAGCGCACCGGCCTCCTGGAGAAGGCCAAAGCCTTCGTCGCCTGA
- a CDS encoding ABC transporter substrate-binding protein, translating into MTDIISSAGDSAVDIWYTRCGAATASALAIRQQWLQAEFAQGGTVLHSLKDSDNIDIRNAHYNHKLTGLFREGGNIPPIWARSHGADTAVIGITWLDEYQGILTRADGGIREIADLRGKRLALPVHDNLIDFQRGAALHGFVTAFGLARLDPAEAVFVDVSAGAAGGLRTPGGLGAEAEALLEGKVDAIFLRFARGLRIARDPRFHEVININRHSDPLVRVNNGTPRPVTVDRPFLERHPDLVARYLAVLIRTANWAAEHHREVVDLLAADSAGATAADVVASHGANVHRTFTPSLSADYVKGLEVQKNFLRDWNFLKSDFDIGDWIVPGPLAEAQALVDREPGLPHAATALAA; encoded by the coding sequence ATGACGGATATCATTTCCAGTGCCGGCGATTCCGCAGTCGATATCTGGTACACCCGCTGCGGAGCGGCGACGGCCTCGGCCCTCGCCATCCGCCAGCAATGGCTCCAGGCCGAATTCGCCCAGGGCGGCACCGTGCTGCATTCGCTCAAGGATTCGGACAACATCGACATCCGCAATGCGCACTACAACCACAAGCTGACCGGCCTGTTCCGCGAAGGCGGCAACATCCCGCCGATCTGGGCCCGCTCGCACGGCGCCGACACCGCGGTGATCGGCATCACCTGGCTGGACGAATACCAGGGCATCCTGACGCGGGCCGACGGCGGCATCCGCGAGATCGCCGACCTGCGCGGCAAGCGCCTGGCCCTGCCGGTGCACGACAACCTGATCGACTTCCAGCGCGGCGCGGCGCTGCACGGCTTCGTCACCGCCTTCGGCCTCGCCCGGCTGGACCCCGCCGAAGCGGTCTTCGTCGACGTGTCGGCCGGTGCCGCCGGCGGCCTGCGCACGCCGGGCGGCCTCGGCGCCGAAGCCGAAGCGCTGCTCGAAGGCAAGGTCGACGCGATCTTCCTGCGCTTCGCCCGCGGGCTGCGGATCGCGCGCGATCCGCGCTTCCATGAAGTGATCAACATCAACCGCCACAGCGACCCGCTGGTGCGGGTGAACAACGGCACGCCGCGCCCGGTGACGGTGGACCGCCCCTTCCTCGAACGCCATCCCGACCTCGTCGCGCGCTACCTCGCAGTGCTGATCCGCACCGCCAACTGGGCGGCCGAGCACCACCGGGAAGTCGTCGACCTGCTGGCGGCCGACAGCGCCGGCGCGACCGCCGCCGACGTGGTGGCCTCGCACGGCGCCAACGTGCATCGCACCTTCACGCCCAGCCTGAGCGCCGACTACGTCAAGGGCCTCGAAGTGCAGAAGAACTTCCTGCGCGACTGGAACTTCCTGAAGTCGGATTTCGACATCGGCGACTGGATCGTCCCCGGCCCGCTGGCCGAGGCGCAGGCCCTCGTCGACCGCGAACCCGGACTGCCGCACGCGGCCACGGCGCTTGCCGCCTGA
- a CDS encoding ABC transporter permease subunit — protein sequence MVPTLFGVITLTFVVTQFVPGGPVEQIVMALDNDGRVNADTTSGSFNYVGRKGVDDEQVRQLTASYGFDKPLFERYVDTVSRMVRFDLGYSYFRQQGVWELILSKLPVSISLGFWTFLLTYLVSVPLGITKAVRAGSRFDLITSLVVLIGYAIPSFVLGVVLIVLFGGGSFWDLFPLRGLVSDDWARLGPLDRVLDYLWHVTLPVVAMVVSSFAIKTMLTKNSFLEEIRRQYVLTARAKGLSERQVLWKHVLRNAVIPLVTGFPAAFIAAFFTGSILIESLFSLDGLGLLSFESINTRDYPVVLGTLYLFTLIGLLTKLIGDLGYVLVDPRIKFTAQEH from the coding sequence ATGGTTCCGACGCTGTTCGGCGTCATCACGCTGACCTTCGTCGTCACCCAGTTCGTGCCCGGCGGACCGGTCGAGCAGATCGTGATGGCGCTCGACAACGACGGCCGCGTCAATGCCGATACCACCAGCGGCAGTTTCAATTACGTCGGACGAAAGGGCGTCGATGACGAACAGGTCCGGCAATTGACCGCGTCCTACGGTTTCGACAAGCCGCTGTTCGAGCGCTATGTCGACACCGTGAGCCGGATGGTCCGCTTCGACCTCGGCTACAGCTATTTCCGCCAGCAGGGCGTGTGGGAACTGATCCTCTCCAAGCTGCCGGTGTCGATCTCGCTCGGCTTCTGGACCTTCCTGCTGACCTATCTCGTGTCGGTGCCGCTCGGTATCACCAAGGCGGTGCGCGCCGGCTCGCGCTTCGACCTGATCACCAGCCTCGTCGTGCTGATCGGCTATGCCATCCCGAGCTTCGTGCTGGGCGTGGTGCTCATCGTGCTCTTCGGCGGCGGTTCGTTCTGGGACCTGTTCCCGCTGCGCGGCCTGGTGTCCGACGACTGGGCCCGGCTCGGCCCGCTCGACCGCGTGCTCGACTATCTCTGGCACGTGACGCTGCCGGTCGTCGCCATGGTGGTGAGCAGCTTCGCGATCAAGACCATGCTCACCAAGAACAGCTTCCTCGAGGAAATCCGCCGGCAGTACGTGCTGACCGCCCGCGCCAAGGGCCTGTCGGAGCGCCAGGTGCTGTGGAAGCACGTGCTGCGCAACGCGGTGATCCCGCTGGTGACGGGTTTCCCGGCGGCCTTCATCGCGGCCTTCTTCACCGGCAGCATCCTGATCGAATCCCTGTTCTCGCTCGACGGGCTGGGCCTGCTGTCCTTCGAGTCGATCAATACCCGCGACTACCCGGTGGTGCTCGGCACCCTGTACCTCTTCACCCTGATCGGCCTGCTGACCAAGCTGATCGGCGACCTCGGCTACGTGCTGGTCGATCCCCGCATCAAATTCACTGCCCAGGAGCATTGA
- a CDS encoding ABC transporter permease, translating into MSANVAELSPADLAALAPGARTGAAAGRRGASLSPGRRIWLRFRSHRLGYASLVLFLALYVGSLFGEFIANDRPLVVRYEQQWYFPLFNDYPETTFGGSLPIEADYLDPVVREKFERPGNFAIYPLNRYYYDTLNYYAEEPYFPAPPSAENWLGTDIAGYDIVSRVLYGFRSSVTFAIALTAACTLIGILVGALQGFYAGKVDLFTQRLIEVLVSMPELYLLIIFASIFEHSFLLLFALLTLFGWTLLSDYVRAEFLRNRQQEYVKAARAMGLSNWQIIHRHVLPNSLTPVITFLPFRMSAAIMALASLDFLGLGVTAPAPSLGQLLSQGKANLDAWWITAAAFATLSTTILLLTFMGDALRNSLDNRISDRQLAAGGL; encoded by the coding sequence ATGAGCGCAAACGTCGCAGAACTGTCGCCGGCCGATCTGGCGGCCCTCGCCCCCGGTGCCAGGACCGGCGCCGCCGCCGGGCGGCGCGGGGCATCCCTGTCGCCCGGCCGGCGCATCTGGCTGCGCTTCCGGTCGCACCGCCTGGGCTACGCCAGCCTGGTGCTCTTCCTGGCCCTGTACGTGGGCAGCCTGTTCGGCGAGTTCATCGCCAACGACAGGCCGCTGGTGGTCCGCTACGAGCAGCAGTGGTACTTCCCGCTGTTCAACGACTATCCGGAGACCACCTTCGGCGGCAGCCTGCCGATCGAGGCCGACTACCTCGATCCGGTCGTGCGCGAGAAGTTCGAGCGGCCGGGCAACTTCGCGATCTATCCGCTCAACCGCTACTACTACGACACGCTCAACTACTACGCCGAGGAGCCGTACTTCCCGGCGCCGCCGTCGGCCGAGAACTGGCTGGGAACGGACATCGCCGGCTACGACATCGTGTCGCGGGTGCTGTACGGATTCCGCAGTTCGGTGACCTTCGCCATCGCGCTGACGGCCGCATGCACCCTGATCGGCATCCTGGTCGGGGCGCTGCAGGGCTTCTACGCCGGCAAGGTGGACCTCTTCACCCAGCGCTTGATCGAGGTGCTGGTGTCGATGCCCGAGCTTTACCTGCTGATCATCTTCGCCTCGATCTTCGAGCACAGCTTCCTGCTGCTCTTCGCGCTGCTGACGCTCTTCGGCTGGACGCTGCTGTCGGACTACGTGCGCGCCGAATTCCTGCGCAACCGCCAGCAGGAGTACGTCAAGGCGGCGCGCGCGATGGGCCTGTCGAACTGGCAGATCATCCACCGCCACGTGCTGCCGAACAGCCTGACGCCGGTCATCACCTTCCTGCCCTTCCGCATGAGCGCGGCCATCATGGCGCTCGCCAGCCTGGACTTCCTCGGCCTTGGCGTCACCGCGCCGGCGCCCAGCCTCGGCCAGCTCCTGTCGCAGGGCAAGGCCAACCTCGACGCCTGGTGGATCACCGCGGCGGCCTTCGCCACCCTGAGCACGACCATCCTGCTGCTGACCTTCATGGGCGATGCGCTGCGCAATTCGCTGGACAACCGCATCAGCGACCGCCAGCTCGCCGCGGGAGGGCTGTGA
- a CDS encoding ABC transporter ATP-binding protein: MAGPLLELQDVSIRFDGREAVSGLNLDVRPGERLALVGESGSGKTVTALSILRLLHDARVEGRIRFNGEDLLTLDDARLRAIRGGDIAMIFQEPMTALNPLYTIGNQIVETLVLHEGLGAREARQRAIGLLARTGVREPERRIDSYPHQLSGGQRQRAMIAMALACSPKLLIADEPTTALDVTVRMRIVKLLLELQRDFGMAVLLITHDLHLVRRFAERVAVMEAGKLVEVADTATLFARPQHPYTVKLLDSLPVREVPALRGDAPIVLKAQGLRVEYPKKVPGLRGWFRSDVFTALSGIALNLRAGETLGVVGESGSGKSTLAQALLGLIRPAAGAIEIEGRDTREMSAREKRALRARLQVVFQDPFGSLSPRQTVEQIVGEGLALHRPELGPDQRHARIVAVLAEVGLAASALSAYPHEFSGGQRQRIAIARALVLEPRILVLDEPTSALDVSIQRQVLQLLSGLQHKYGLSYVLISHDLSVINALSHHIVVLKDGEIVEAGRAEAVLEAPVHEYTRQFIQASL, from the coding sequence ATGGCCGGCCCCTTGCTCGAACTGCAGGACGTCTCGATCCGCTTCGACGGCCGGGAGGCGGTGAGCGGGCTCAACCTCGACGTGCGGCCGGGCGAGCGCCTGGCGCTGGTCGGCGAATCCGGCTCCGGCAAGACGGTGACCGCGCTGTCCATCCTGCGCCTGCTGCACGACGCCCGCGTGGAGGGCCGCATCCGCTTCAACGGCGAGGACCTGCTGACCCTGGACGACGCGCGGCTGCGCGCGATCCGCGGCGGCGACATCGCGATGATCTTCCAGGAGCCGATGACCGCGCTCAACCCGCTCTACACCATCGGCAACCAGATCGTGGAGACGCTGGTGCTGCACGAGGGACTGGGCGCGCGCGAGGCGCGCCAGCGGGCGATCGGCCTGCTGGCGCGGACCGGCGTGCGCGAGCCCGAACGGCGCATCGACAGCTATCCGCACCAGCTCTCCGGCGGCCAGCGCCAGCGCGCGATGATCGCCATGGCGCTCGCCTGCAGCCCCAAGCTGCTGATCGCCGACGAGCCGACCACCGCGCTCGACGTCACCGTGCGCATGCGCATCGTCAAGCTGCTGCTCGAACTGCAGCGCGACTTCGGCATGGCGGTGCTGCTCATCACCCACGACCTCCACCTGGTGCGGCGCTTCGCCGAGCGGGTGGCGGTGATGGAGGCGGGCAAGCTGGTGGAAGTGGCCGACACCGCCACCCTGTTCGCCCGCCCGCAGCACCCCTACACGGTGAAGTTGCTCGACAGCCTGCCGGTGCGCGAGGTCCCGGCGCTGCGCGGCGATGCGCCCATCGTGCTCAAGGCGCAGGGATTGCGGGTGGAATACCCGAAGAAGGTGCCCGGCCTGCGCGGCTGGTTCCGCAGCGACGTGTTCACCGCGCTGTCCGGCATCGCGCTGAACCTGCGCGCCGGCGAGACGCTGGGCGTGGTGGGCGAATCCGGGTCCGGCAAGTCCACCCTGGCCCAGGCCCTGCTCGGCCTGATCCGGCCGGCGGCGGGGGCGATCGAGATCGAAGGGCGCGACACCCGGGAGATGAGCGCGCGCGAGAAGCGCGCCCTGCGCGCCCGCCTGCAGGTGGTGTTCCAGGACCCCTTCGGTTCGCTGTCGCCGCGCCAGACGGTGGAGCAGATCGTCGGCGAGGGCCTCGCGCTGCACCGGCCGGAACTGGGCCCCGACCAGCGCCACGCCCGCATCGTCGCCGTGCTGGCCGAGGTCGGCCTGGCGGCGAGCGCGCTGTCGGCCTATCCGCACGAGTTCTCCGGCGGCCAGCGCCAGCGCATCGCCATCGCCCGGGCGCTGGTGCTCGAACCCCGCATCCTGGTGCTCGACGAGCCGACCTCGGCGCTGGACGTGTCGATCCAGCGCCAGGTGCTGCAACTGCTCTCCGGCCTGCAGCACAAGTACGGCCTGAGCTACGTGCTGATCAGCCACGACCTGTCGGTGATCAACGCGCTTTCCCACCACATCGTCGTGCTCAAGGACGGCGAGATCGTCGAGGCCGGGCGCGCCGAAGCGGTGCTCGAAGCCCCGGTGCACGAATACACCCGTCAGTTCATACAGGCTTCGCTCTGA
- a CDS encoding extracellular solute-binding protein, protein MRLSRLLPFRRLQTFAFLALCLHAGLAQPAHGVAYFGAPRYPAGFTHFDYVDPQAPKGGSLVQGNIALNSNFDKLNPFSLKGVPAPGLLELVFETLAVYSLDESNTQYGLLAEDIEVAADFRSVTFRLNRRARFSNGDPVTADDVKHSFDTLTSKKASPKFRNYFAEIEKVVVVDAGTVRFDYRRAGRDLAFVAGSLPVFSPKWGVQPDGTRTAFDALKLDAPISSGPYVIERLDGSQGVVYRRNPDYWAADVPSRRGMFNFDRIVYKLYKDQETLIAGLRSGEFDILVMPQSRVWCCHFIGKRFDSGELLKSDFAHKNPPAMNGYAFNLRREQFQDLRVRQALNLVFDFEWVNQRIFHDDWERTDSYFPNSALKATGLPSAAELELLEPWRGQLDPAVFGPPVAQPTTRAPSSYRENLGKALELMEAAGWTYRDGVLRNAGGEPFVMEVPASRSQSPYMDPLYRNFSQLGVQLKRVINDAATQRKRMNRFDFDFATISFREGRMPGAELLRNLGSAGADKPGSENIVGLKSPAVDALVRKVIDAGSQEELETAARALDRVLMHGHYVIPFRHIARHHVVHHRRLARPERLPDYYGPYEWIQATWWERR, encoded by the coding sequence ATGCGTCTTTCCCGCCTTCTTCCATTCCGGCGCCTGCAGACCTTCGCCTTCCTCGCCCTCTGCCTGCATGCGGGCCTCGCGCAGCCGGCGCACGGCGTCGCCTATTTCGGCGCGCCGCGCTATCCCGCCGGTTTCACCCACTTCGACTACGTCGATCCGCAGGCGCCCAAGGGCGGTTCGCTGGTCCAGGGCAACATCGCGCTCAACAGCAATTTCGACAAGCTCAACCCCTTCTCGCTGAAGGGGGTGCCGGCCCCCGGCCTGCTGGAACTGGTGTTCGAGACGCTGGCGGTCTATAGCCTGGACGAAAGCAACACCCAGTACGGCCTGCTGGCCGAGGACATCGAGGTCGCGGCCGACTTCCGTTCGGTGACCTTCCGCCTGAACCGCCGCGCCCGCTTCTCCAACGGCGATCCGGTCACCGCCGACGACGTCAAGCATTCCTTCGACACGCTCACGAGCAAGAAGGCCAGTCCCAAGTTCCGCAACTACTTTGCCGAGATCGAGAAGGTGGTGGTGGTCGATGCCGGCACGGTGCGCTTCGACTACCGCCGCGCGGGCCGCGACCTCGCCTTCGTCGCCGGCAGCCTGCCCGTGTTCTCGCCGAAGTGGGGCGTGCAGCCGGACGGCACGCGCACCGCCTTCGACGCCCTGAAGCTGGATGCCCCGATCTCGAGCGGCCCCTACGTGATCGAACGGCTCGACGGCAGCCAGGGCGTGGTCTATCGCCGCAACCCCGACTACTGGGCGGCCGACGTCCCCAGCCGGCGCGGCATGTTCAACTTCGACCGCATCGTCTACAAGCTCTACAAGGACCAGGAAACGCTGATCGCCGGCCTGCGCAGCGGCGAGTTCGACATCCTGGTGATGCCGCAGTCGCGGGTGTGGTGCTGCCACTTCATCGGCAAGCGCTTCGACAGCGGCGAACTGCTGAAGTCGGACTTCGCGCACAAGAACCCGCCGGCGATGAACGGCTACGCCTTCAACCTGCGGCGCGAGCAGTTCCAGGACCTGCGGGTGCGCCAGGCGCTGAACCTGGTGTTCGACTTCGAGTGGGTCAACCAGCGCATCTTCCACGACGACTGGGAGCGCACCGACAGCTATTTCCCGAACAGCGCGCTCAAGGCCACCGGCCTGCCTTCGGCGGCGGAACTCGAACTGCTCGAACCCTGGCGCGGCCAGCTCGATCCGGCGGTGTTCGGCCCGCCGGTGGCGCAGCCCACCACGCGCGCGCCGTCCAGCTACCGCGAAAACCTCGGCAAGGCGCTCGAACTGATGGAGGCGGCGGGCTGGACGTACCGCGACGGCGTGCTGCGCAACGCCGGGGGCGAGCCCTTCGTCATGGAAGTGCCGGCATCGCGTTCGCAGAGCCCGTACATGGACCCGCTATACCGCAACTTCTCCCAGCTCGGCGTGCAGCTCAAGCGCGTCATCAACGACGCCGCGACGCAGCGCAAGCGGATGAACCGCTTCGACTTCGACTTCGCCACCATCAGCTTTCGCGAAGGGCGCATGCCGGGGGCGGAACTGCTGCGCAACCTGGGCAGCGCCGGCGCGGACAAGCCGGGCTCGGAGAACATCGTCGGCCTGAAGTCGCCGGCGGTCGACGCCCTGGTCCGCAAGGTGATCGACGCCGGTTCGCAGGAAGAACTGGAGACGGCGGCGCGCGCGCTCGACCGCGTGCTGATGCACGGGCACTACGTGATCCCCTTCCGCCACATCGCCCGCCACCACGTCGTCCATCACCGGCGCCTGGCGCGCCCCGAGCGCCTGCCCGACTACTACGGGCCCTACGAGTGGATACAGGCGACCTGGTGGGAAAGGCGCTGA
- a CDS encoding ABC transporter ATP-binding protein, translated as MKNIWRVIQFVPEYRSRVLGVLLVGTVMGLIAAGTPYLYKIIVDVVARMLSGRITVEEATGSMVVLLIVFFVLRVGVVVFSAVQNRQADDLWLDTVSTFRQRVFDNMTRLSIDYFEKTRAGEIMDRFGTITTITMWLSSLTEGTLGNILQMGFIVIVLLVKAPVVGLLMLGVLAFNFYISYRTVHWTRPYRRGWQAQAGRMTGLLAEMIGNIATVRSFGGEPAVKQRYDDTQAEWRVTRGRLHVLEWRSGLALNVANTFAVFAAVAWTAYGALQGHFTTGDILLVLTLTQNLVNTIQPISRLVNQAGDIESSAERLVELLDVEAELADAPDAVDLGDLETIAFEHVGFTYPGKSTPTLHDVSFVLRAGQSVALVGPSGSGKTTIVKLLMRFYDPTEGRILINGRDLRDYRQRSVRARMGVVLQDVALFNDSIGENIAFARPGAEPGEVRAAAAAAHADAFIQRMSDAYDTLVGERGIKLSGGEKQRVAIARAILKDPQLIILDEATSALDSESEHVVQQGLERLLRGRSSVIIAHRLSTVMGADQILVIQNGRVVEHGRHAELSAIPGGLYKRLCRLQSEGRLAEMAI; from the coding sequence ATGAAAAACATCTGGCGCGTCATTCAGTTCGTCCCGGAGTACCGCAGCCGGGTCCTCGGCGTCCTCCTCGTCGGCACCGTCATGGGCCTCATCGCGGCGGGCACGCCCTATCTCTACAAGATCATCGTCGACGTGGTCGCCCGCATGCTGTCGGGCCGGATCACGGTGGAGGAGGCGACCGGCAGCATGGTCGTGCTGCTCATCGTCTTCTTCGTGCTGCGCGTCGGCGTGGTGGTGTTCAGCGCGGTGCAGAACAGGCAGGCCGACGACCTGTGGCTCGACACCGTCAGCACCTTCCGCCAGCGCGTGTTCGACAACATGACCCGGCTGTCCATCGACTATTTCGAGAAGACCCGCGCCGGCGAGATCATGGACCGCTTCGGCACCATCACCACCATCACCATGTGGCTGTCCTCGCTCACCGAGGGCACGCTGGGCAACATCCTGCAGATGGGCTTCATCGTCATCGTGCTGCTGGTCAAGGCGCCGGTGGTCGGCCTGCTGATGCTGGGCGTGCTGGCCTTCAACTTCTACATCTCGTACCGCACGGTGCACTGGACCAGGCCCTACCGGCGCGGCTGGCAGGCCCAGGCGGGAAGGATGACCGGCCTGCTCGCGGAGATGATCGGCAACATCGCCACGGTGCGCAGCTTCGGCGGCGAGCCGGCGGTCAAGCAGCGCTACGACGACACCCAGGCCGAATGGCGCGTCACCCGCGGCCGGCTGCACGTGCTGGAATGGCGCTCCGGGCTGGCGCTCAACGTCGCGAACACCTTCGCCGTGTTCGCCGCGGTCGCCTGGACCGCCTACGGCGCGCTGCAGGGGCACTTCACCACCGGCGACATCCTGCTGGTGCTGACCCTGACGCAGAACCTCGTCAATACCATCCAGCCCATCTCGCGGCTGGTGAACCAGGCCGGTGACATCGAAAGCTCGGCCGAGCGCCTGGTCGAACTGCTCGACGTCGAGGCCGAACTGGCCGACGCGCCGGATGCGGTGGATCTGGGCGACCTGGAAACCATCGCCTTCGAGCACGTGGGCTTCACCTATCCGGGCAAGAGCACGCCGACGCTGCACGACGTCTCCTTCGTGCTGCGCGCCGGCCAGTCGGTGGCGCTGGTGGGGCCGAGCGGCAGCGGCAAGACCACCATCGTCAAGCTGCTGATGCGCTTCTACGACCCCACGGAGGGCCGCATCCTGATCAACGGCCGCGACCTGCGCGACTACCGCCAGCGCTCGGTGCGCGCGCGCATGGGCGTCGTGCTGCAGGACGTGGCGCTGTTCAACGACAGCATCGGCGAGAACATCGCCTTCGCCCGGCCGGGCGCCGAACCCGGGGAGGTGAGGGCGGCCGCGGCCGCGGCCCATGCCGACGCCTTCATCCAGCGCATGTCCGATGCCTACGACACCCTGGTCGGCGAGCGCGGCATCAAGCTCTCGGGCGGCGAGAAGCAGCGGGTGGCGATCGCCCGCGCCATCCTCAAGGACCCGCAGCTCATCATCCTCGACGAGGCGACCAGCGCGCTCGACTCCGAATCCGAGCACGTCGTGCAGCAGGGCCTGGAGCGCCTGCTGCGCGGCCGCAGCTCGGTGATCATCGCCCACCGCCTGAGCACGGTGATGGGCGCCGACCAGATCCTGGTGATCCAGAACGGCCGCGTCGTCGAGCATGGCCGCCATGCCGAGCTGTCCGCCATCCCCGGCGGGCTCTACAAGCGCCTGTGCCGGCTGCAGAGCGAAGGGCGGCTGGCGGAGATGGCGATCTGA
- a CDS encoding MdtA/MuxA family multidrug efflux RND transporter periplasmic adaptor subunit, which yields MSIRKRKHFILWPLAVLAAAGAWWLWQGRGSPAQAAPAPEAARAGQNGVGGRDAPPGAGGQSGAGREVPVAALPVRKASVRVVQTGPGSVAPLGQVTVRARVDGQLVRVLFDEGQDVRAGALLAEIDPRPYRAQLAQVEGQAQRNRALLDNARLDLERYRTLLDQQSIARQLVDAQASLVRQYEGTVRADQGLVDQARLQLEFTRITAPISGRIGLRQVDAGNNISPSDSGGLAVITERDPISVVFALPENLLPQVAQRFEVGRRAGRPLPVEAWDRGGRRLLGRGELRSIDNQIDQATGTVRLKAVFANPDGGLFPNQFVNVHLLVETRDAAVVVPGAAVQRGNRGAFVYVVGEDRTVAVRPVSLGPVDGEDVVVEQGLEPGELVVVSGVDRLRAGARVALAEAAKPGNGDGPGGNGRGPAPGRS from the coding sequence ATGTCCATCCGCAAGCGAAAGCACTTCATCCTTTGGCCGCTCGCCGTGCTGGCCGCCGCCGGCGCCTGGTGGCTGTGGCAGGGGCGCGGCTCGCCGGCCCAGGCCGCCCCGGCGCCGGAGGCCGCCCGCGCCGGGCAGAACGGTGTGGGCGGGCGGGATGCGCCCCCGGGCGCGGGCGGGCAGAGCGGCGCCGGGCGGGAGGTGCCGGTGGCGGCGCTGCCGGTGCGCAAGGCGTCGGTGCGCGTGGTGCAGACCGGGCCGGGCTCGGTGGCGCCGCTCGGGCAGGTGACGGTGCGGGCGCGCGTCGACGGCCAACTGGTGAGGGTGCTGTTCGACGAAGGGCAGGACGTGCGCGCCGGCGCCTTGCTGGCGGAGATCGATCCGCGCCCCTACCGCGCCCAGCTCGCCCAGGTCGAAGGGCAGGCGCAGCGCAACCGCGCGCTGCTCGACAACGCCCGGCTGGACCTCGAACGCTACCGCACCCTGCTCGATCAGCAGTCTATCGCTCGGCAACTGGTCGATGCGCAGGCGTCGCTGGTGCGCCAGTACGAGGGCACGGTGCGCGCCGACCAGGGCCTGGTCGACCAGGCGAGGCTGCAGCTCGAATTCACCCGCATCACCGCGCCGATCAGCGGCCGCATCGGCCTGCGGCAGGTCGACGCCGGCAACAACATCTCGCCGTCGGACAGCGGCGGCCTGGCGGTGATCACCGAGCGTGACCCGATCTCGGTGGTGTTCGCGCTGCCGGAAAACCTGCTGCCGCAGGTCGCGCAGCGCTTCGAGGTCGGCCGCAGGGCCGGGCGGCCGCTGCCGGTGGAAGCCTGGGACCGCGGCGGCCGCAGGCTGCTGGGCCGCGGCGAACTGCGCAGCATCGACAACCAGATCGACCAGGCCACCGGCACCGTCAGGCTCAAGGCGGTGTTCGCCAACCCCGACGGCGGGCTCTTCCCCAACCAGTTCGTCAACGTCCATCTGCTGGTCGAGACGCGCGATGCGGCGGTGGTGGTGCCGGGCGCCGCGGTGCAGCGCGGCAACCGCGGCGCCTTCGTCTACGTGGTGGGCGAGGATCGCACGGTGGCGGTGCGGCCGGTCTCGCTCGGGCCGGTGGACGGCGAGGACGTGGTGGTGGAGCAGGGCCTCGAACCGGGCGAACTGGTGGTGGTGAGCGGCGTCGACCGCCTGCGCGCCGGCGCGCGGGTGGCACTGGCGGAGGCCGCGAAGCCCGGCAATGGCGACGGTCCCGGCGGCAACGGCCGCGGCCCGGCCCCCGGCCGCTCCTGA